In Geminocystis sp. NIES-3709, a single genomic region encodes these proteins:
- a CDS encoding cytochrome b6-f complex subunit PetL, which yields MSGLIAYVAFLGGFSVVALTLYYGFRAIKFL from the coding sequence ATGTCTGGTTTAATTGCTTATGTTGCATTTCTAGGTGGCTTCTCTGTAGTTGCCTTAACTTTATATTATGGTTTTCGTGCCATTAAATTCCTTTAA
- a CDS encoding transporter substrate-binding domain-containing protein gives MIKPKIINLFIAFNISLGLTFFPTLNSKAENILEEINRTGLLKVGIRTDAIPFGYRNNGELQGICVDIVRIIREELRTKIDRDIISIQLIISSLDNRFNLVQDKVVHLECGPNSIRKLDDYNVTFSDAFFISGIQFIVKKDIVPKFIDSQGENFTIGLLRYSNTETLIKEKYPQAQFELFQGLRGGERAIQALKQGRIDAFADDGILLIGQSISQGLSLRQSQDFILAPQPPLTCEQYGLIIPQNDELWKNFLNSIINSDRKTEVINSWFKNFLPSSNTYKTLKNCASSMNNAQKN, from the coding sequence ATGATTAAACCAAAAATAATTAATCTATTTATTGCCTTTAATATTTCTCTTGGTTTAACCTTCTTTCCTACCCTTAATAGTAAAGCCGAAAATATCTTAGAAGAAATTAACCGTACTGGATTATTAAAAGTAGGAATAAGAACAGATGCTATTCCTTTTGGGTATCGTAATAATGGAGAATTGCAGGGAATTTGTGTTGATATTGTTAGAATAATTAGAGAAGAATTAAGAACAAAAATTGATCGAGATATTATTAGTATTCAACTGATTATTTCTAGTCTTGATAATCGTTTTAATCTTGTTCAAGATAAGGTTGTACACTTAGAATGTGGCCCTAATAGTATCAGAAAATTAGATGATTATAATGTTACTTTTTCTGATGCTTTTTTTATTTCAGGAATTCAATTTATTGTCAAAAAAGATATTGTCCCAAAATTTATTGATTCTCAGGGAGAAAACTTTACCATTGGCTTATTACGTTATAGCAATACAGAAACATTAATTAAAGAAAAATATCCTCAAGCACAATTTGAACTATTTCAAGGATTAAGAGGTGGTGAAAGAGCAATACAAGCTCTAAAACAAGGGAGAATAGATGCTTTTGCTGATGATGGTATTTTATTAATTGGTCAATCTATTTCTCAAGGATTATCTTTAAGACAAAGTCAGGATTTTATTTTAGCACCTCAGCCACCATTAACCTGTGAGCAATATGGTTTAATTATTCCTCAAAATGATGAGCTATGGAAAAATTTTCTTAATTCTATTATCAATTCCGATCGAAAAACAGAAGTTATCAATAGCTGGTTTAAGAATTTTTTACCCTCTTCTAATACTTATAAAACTCTCAAAAATTGTGCTTCCTCGATGAACAATGCACAAAAAAATTAA
- a CDS encoding HAD family hydrolase, which produces MKILVTDFDGVICDGLREYFYSSKLAYQKIWHDSKIDLDNFQSQFNTLRPVVETGWEMPLLLRVLTWGETSENILENWSNIKEKAVKILELEGIKVQRLGQSLDEVREMQIRHNLDRWLSLQSFYEGVSSKLKQLINRNIKIYIITTKEGKFARQLLEKENIFLSNYAILGKEVKQPKYESLRLIIQKEKVNPSDVCFVEDRLEALELVSQQSDLEEVKLFLALWGYNTENTRLKAKENPHINLLSLVNFTGNDVF; this is translated from the coding sequence ATGAAGATATTAGTAACAGATTTTGACGGAGTTATTTGTGACGGTTTAAGAGAATATTTTTATAGTAGTAAATTAGCTTATCAAAAAATTTGGCATGACTCAAAAATAGATCTTGATAATTTTCAATCTCAGTTTAATACATTGCGTCCAGTAGTGGAAACAGGATGGGAAATGCCTTTATTATTAAGAGTTTTAACTTGGGGAGAAACCTCTGAAAATATCTTGGAAAATTGGTCTAATATTAAAGAAAAAGCTGTTAAAATTCTTGAATTAGAAGGGATAAAAGTTCAAAGATTAGGTCAAAGTCTCGATGAAGTTAGGGAAATGCAAATTAGGCATAATCTCGATCGATGGTTATCGTTACAGAGTTTTTATGAAGGAGTTTCTTCTAAACTTAAACAGTTAATTAATAGAAATATAAAAATATATATTATAACGACTAAAGAAGGAAAATTTGCCAGACAATTATTAGAAAAAGAAAATATTTTTTTGTCGAATTATGCAATTTTAGGAAAAGAAGTTAAACAACCAAAATATGAAAGTTTGCGGTTAATTATTCAAAAAGAAAAAGTTAATCCTTCTGATGTGTGTTTTGTGGAAGATAGATTAGAGGCTTTAGAATTAGTGAGTCAGCAATCAGATTTAGAGGAAGTTAAATTATTTTTGGCTTTGTGGGGGTATAATACAGAAAATACAAGACTCAAAGCAAAAGAAAATCCTCACATAAATTTGTTATCATTGGTTAATTTTACTGGCAATGATGTATTCTAA
- a CDS encoding glycosyltransferase, with product MRLQSKIYPLTIIIFILVSILISILIYSICSNNHINYLINSLYLQVNFLWLSFSNLNLYLTSLYPLIIGVLIVNVTMQLSPQQKQWSKIIIVSTSLFFMIRYFLWRSTSTFNLTDPINSLFSIGLFLIELAFIISPFWQTILTLNIKSRKSQADKMSEAVKEGIYQPTVDILIPSYNEPLEVVKRTIVGCQTIEYNHKKIYLLDDGDREEMKNLCAELNCHYITRENRLHAKAGNLNHALTQTNGELIVVFDADFVPTSNFLTRSIGFFQDIKIGLLQTYQSFYSHDPIARNLGLEDKIPTEVEIFSRYYQPIRDSINTALCYGSSFLVRRKYLEKIGGFVTKTLSEDYHTGIRLSSEKYQVIYLKESLSAGLSAENIFGHIKQRKRWARGTIQTLFIKENPLKLKGLKWQQKLAHLEGILQWFMSPLRLILLLLPFAYNCLDVIPIKTNFQETLSFFFPFYFIQLLTFSWFNFKTRSALFADIYNVVTAVPITEEIIQTLINPFSSIFNVTPKGIKNDNYYFNWRLASPLIFLLMVNFITFANFLIRFLDHQINYIDDSLNINLIIFWNVYNLVILVLSIMVMLDIPKLDSYQWLKIRKKINIITSHQTYETVTDKICEFGIEINSNFSSYIPDRGRIEFIEDELSLNFEVVNQNKLESKFKVRFINVSLLQYRQLIKIIFCQPNRWTFQQTQGELISLWLLFYTLFAIPFRFIKNMMPNKITNSY from the coding sequence ATGCGTCTTCAATCTAAAATTTATCCTCTTACCATAATTATTTTTATTTTGGTTAGTATATTGATTTCTATTTTAATATATTCTATTTGTAGTAATAATCATATTAATTATTTAATCAACTCTTTATATTTACAAGTAAATTTTTTATGGTTAAGTTTTTCTAATTTAAACTTATATTTAACTTCACTTTATCCCTTAATAATAGGTGTTTTAATTGTCAATGTTACGATGCAATTGTCTCCTCAGCAAAAACAATGGTCAAAAATAATTATAGTTTCTACATCTTTATTCTTTATGATACGTTATTTTTTGTGGCGATCGACTTCTACTTTCAATTTAACTGATCCAATAAATAGTCTATTTAGTATAGGCTTATTTTTAATAGAATTAGCATTTATTATTAGTCCATTTTGGCAGACAATTTTAACCTTGAATATTAAAAGTAGAAAATCTCAAGCCGATAAAATGTCAGAAGCAGTAAAAGAAGGTATTTATCAACCCACAGTTGATATTTTAATTCCTAGTTATAACGAACCTTTAGAAGTAGTAAAAAGAACGATCGTTGGTTGTCAAACTATAGAATATAATCATAAGAAAATCTATCTTTTAGATGATGGAGATAGAGAAGAAATGAAAAATTTATGTGCAGAATTGAACTGTCATTATATTACTCGTGAAAATCGTCTTCATGCCAAAGCAGGAAATTTAAACCACGCCTTAACTCAAACTAACGGCGAATTAATAGTTGTTTTTGATGCTGATTTTGTACCTACAAGTAATTTTTTAACACGATCGATCGGCTTTTTTCAAGATATAAAAATAGGTTTATTACAAACTTATCAAAGTTTTTATTCTCATGATCCCATTGCGAGAAATTTAGGATTAGAAGATAAAATACCCACAGAAGTTGAGATTTTTTCCCGTTATTATCAACCTATTAGAGATAGTATTAATACAGCTTTATGTTATGGTAGTTCTTTTTTAGTTAGAAGAAAATATTTAGAAAAAATAGGAGGTTTTGTTACTAAAACCCTCAGTGAAGATTATCATACTGGTATTCGTTTATCTTCAGAAAAATATCAAGTGATTTACTTAAAAGAAAGTTTAAGTGCTGGGTTATCTGCTGAAAATATTTTTGGTCATATTAAGCAAAGAAAAAGATGGGCAAGAGGTACTATTCAAACCTTATTTATTAAAGAAAATCCCCTAAAACTTAAAGGATTAAAATGGCAACAAAAATTGGCTCATTTAGAAGGCATTTTACAATGGTTTATGAGTCCTTTAAGATTAATACTATTATTATTACCTTTCGCTTATAATTGTTTAGATGTTATTCCTATAAAAACTAATTTTCAAGAAACACTTTCTTTCTTTTTTCCCTTTTATTTTATTCAATTATTAACTTTTTCTTGGTTTAATTTTAAAACTCGATCGGCTTTATTCGCAGATATTTATAATGTAGTAACAGCAGTACCTATAACCGAAGAAATTATCCAAACTTTAATTAATCCTTTTTCTTCTATTTTTAACGTAACACCGAAAGGAATTAAAAACGATAATTATTATTTTAATTGGCGTTTAGCATCTCCACTTATTTTTTTGTTAATGGTGAATTTTATCACTTTTGCTAATTTTTTAATAAGATTTTTAGATCATCAAATTAATTATATTGACGATTCCTTAAATATCAATTTAATTATTTTTTGGAATGTTTATAATTTAGTTATTTTAGTTTTATCTATAATGGTGATGTTAGATATTCCAAAATTAGACAGTTACCAATGGTTAAAAATAAGAAAAAAAATTAATATTATTACTTCCCATCAAACTTATGAAACTGTAACAGATAAAATTTGTGAATTTGGCATAGAAATTAATTCAAATTTTTCATCTTATATTCCCGATAGGGGAAGAATAGAATTTATAGAAGACGAATTATCATTAAATTTTGAAGTTGTTAATCAAAATAAACTTGAATCTAAATTTAAGGTGAGATTTATTAATGTTTCTTTACTTCAATATCGTCAACTAATAAAAATTATTTTTTGTCAACCGAATAGATGGACTTTTCAACAAACTCAAGGGGAATTAATATCATTATGGCTATTATTTTATACTTTATTTGCAATTCCTTTTCGGTTTATAAAAAATATGATGCCTAATAAAATTACTAATTCTTATTGA
- a CDS encoding S1 RNA-binding domain-containing protein: MTANSNSPQQKTPFSMDDFAQALEQEQYDYHFNKGDTVKGKVFQYDSSGVYVDIGGKSPGFVPLSEASWQNVSNVADVLPLHEEFDFLIIKEQDADGQVKLSRRQLFIEQAWDNLTEIQEKGKVVEMLVTGVNRGGVIGQVDGLRAFIPRSHLIEKDDFEKLIDQSLQANVLQIDRPQNKIVLTQRNIARSSAMSQLQEGELVQGKIVKIQPYGVFVDFGGIAGLLHIKQISEGQISSLSNLFKIGEEIKVVVLEIDEMKNRISLSTKVLETYPGEFVEKKDLVMETAETRFEQKKAKSAG, from the coding sequence ATGACCGCTAATTCTAACTCCCCTCAGCAGAAAACTCCCTTTTCAATGGATGATTTTGCTCAAGCCTTAGAACAGGAACAGTATGACTATCATTTTAATAAGGGTGATACTGTTAAAGGTAAAGTGTTTCAATATGATTCTAGTGGGGTTTATGTTGATATTGGCGGCAAGTCTCCGGGGTTTGTTCCCCTCAGTGAAGCCTCATGGCAAAATGTATCGAATGTGGCAGATGTGTTACCTCTTCATGAAGAATTTGATTTTTTAATTATTAAAGAACAAGATGCAGATGGGCAAGTTAAGTTGTCTCGTCGTCAGCTTTTTATTGAACAGGCATGGGATAATTTAACGGAGATTCAAGAAAAAGGAAAAGTGGTTGAAATGCTTGTCACGGGAGTCAATCGGGGAGGTGTGATAGGTCAAGTTGACGGTTTACGTGCTTTTATTCCTCGATCGCATTTGATCGAAAAGGATGATTTTGAGAAGTTAATTGATCAATCTCTTCAGGCTAATGTACTACAAATTGATCGACCTCAGAATAAGATTGTCCTAACCCAAAGAAATATTGCTCGATCGAGTGCCATGTCCCAATTACAAGAGGGGGAATTAGTACAAGGTAAGATCGTTAAAATTCAACCTTACGGAGTATTTGTCGATTTTGGTGGTATTGCTGGACTACTTCATATTAAACAAATTAGTGAAGGGCAAATTAGTTCTCTAAGTAATTTATTCAAAATTGGGGAAGAAATTAAAGTCGTAGTATTGGAAATTGATGAAATGAAAAATCGGATTTCTCTCTCTACGAAAGTATTAGAAACCTATCCCGGAGAATTCGTTGAGAAAAAAGACTTAGTGATGGAAACAGCCGAAACAAGATTCGAGCAAAAAAAAGCGAAGTCAGCAGGGTAA
- a CDS encoding LCP family protein yields MVKLKNKSTQKLSKSPEKKKSTKKPVSPLFQGFIWGGCFTLTAAISSFLGITVGLKTPIDFNPFIDRVEAIKKFGFNALFTQQLQEPVNILIMGIDAVPSDDGKSENRFSGRSDTMLLVRFQPEDHSLKVLSIPRDSRVQFPNGSYDKINGANAMGGVPFAKEVIQQNFNGVVIDKYLRVTTNAFKDLVDLVGGVEVYVPIDMKYTDNTQGLHIDLKEGKQTLTGEEAEQFARFRNDNLGDIGRVQRQQILLKALREKLQSPQALFKIPQAIKLLQEEIDTDLTSSEIFSLATFGLSIDKQDVRMVMLPGRPSYPQEYRLSYWLISEDSKKQVIQEYLNNNSDLGDSKSIDRIRIGIQNTTSNPELAQKLALFLEENGYNNVYLSRNSSHSTPVTQIIVQQGDYRSAQIIKRTLNFGELESSSIGDIDSDITIRVGDDAEKLLLDDTFVK; encoded by the coding sequence ATGGTGAAATTGAAAAACAAATCAACTCAAAAATTATCTAAATCTCCAGAGAAAAAAAAATCCACGAAAAAACCTGTCTCTCCTTTATTCCAAGGTTTCATTTGGGGAGGGTGTTTTACTCTTACTGCCGCAATTTCTAGTTTTTTGGGTATAACTGTCGGTTTAAAAACCCCCATTGACTTTAACCCTTTTATTGACAGAGTAGAAGCCATTAAAAAATTCGGATTTAATGCTCTTTTTACTCAACAATTACAAGAACCAGTTAATATTTTGATCATGGGTATTGATGCTGTACCCAGTGATGACGGAAAGTCAGAAAATCGTTTTTCTGGCCGTAGTGATACGATGTTGTTAGTTCGTTTTCAACCAGAGGATCATTCTTTGAAAGTTTTATCTATTCCTAGAGATAGTCGAGTTCAATTCCCTAATGGAAGTTATGATAAAATCAACGGGGCGAATGCTATGGGGGGAGTGCCTTTTGCCAAAGAAGTTATCCAACAAAATTTTAATGGTGTCGTTATAGATAAATATTTAAGAGTTACTACTAATGCTTTTAAGGATTTAGTTGATTTAGTGGGAGGAGTGGAGGTTTATGTACCGATCGACATGAAATATACTGATAACACTCAAGGATTGCATATTGATCTTAAAGAAGGAAAACAAACTTTAACAGGTGAAGAAGCCGAACAATTTGCTCGTTTTCGGAATGATAATTTGGGAGATATTGGTAGAGTACAACGACAACAAATTTTACTCAAGGCATTACGAGAAAAATTACAATCCCCTCAAGCATTATTTAAAATACCTCAAGCTATTAAATTATTACAAGAAGAAATTGATACAGATTTAACCTCCTCAGAAATATTCAGTCTTGCTACTTTCGGGTTAAGTATTGATAAGCAGGATGTGCGTATGGTTATGTTACCCGGGCGCCCTAGTTATCCTCAAGAATATCGTCTTAGCTACTGGTTAATTTCTGAAGATTCTAAAAAGCAAGTAATTCAAGAATATCTAAATAATAATTCTGACTTAGGAGATAGTAAATCCATCGATCGTATTCGGATAGGGATTCAAAACACTACATCTAATCCAGAATTAGCCCAAAAATTGGCTTTATTTTTAGAAGAAAATGGCTACAATAATGTTTATCTTTCTCGAAATTCCTCCCATTCAACTCCCGTTACTCAAATTATCGTTCAACAAGGAGATTATCGATCGGCACAAATAATCAAACGTACTCTCAATTTTGGAGAATTAGAATCTTCTTCCATTGGAGATATAGATTCGGATATTACTATCAGAGTAGGAGATGATGCAGAAAAGTTACTTCTTGATGATACTTTTGTAAAATAA
- a CDS encoding SpoIIE family protein phosphatase → MLNSQEDKTLILIADDESLSRKSLSLILKKDGYEIIGVENGEQCLISYQQRQPDIVLLDGLMPVMDGFECCRQLKKLPHSEDIPVLMITGLDDNKSVNQAYEVGATDFLTKPINPAVLRRRIRYLLDAKKAEKALRESEEKYRSLVENLKEVIFYTDTNGVITFLNPAWKELTGLSPQESLNRDFSEYIYPSDLPRYQKGFQSLLERKNLKYYWQLRYIKKNSDIGWMEIFASLITEDDQILGISGTLNDITERKRIERYQKIERDVIKILAESDSVDEGINGVLEAIAQNLGWQKGEYWVFSKATDLIHFQNLWCSLDRENDTLIGQEKETLKTMVWNNWKFNNYENWWNSIKSVIKNLKTKENLSLKFAFPINNGEEHLGIMFFYSSHNYQNDFILLENVGMMGNQIGLFIKRKHAEEELKQRNLSLQSELNLASEYVFSLLPSPDDQLELNIEQKFIPCAKLGGDIFDYYWLDEENVVIYLLDVAGHGIHSALLSVSILNLVRSNSLYNTDPYQPWTILTELNRLFQMDEGNNYFTIWYGVYNKNTHELVYASAGHPPAILVSDSSSGYKYTKLSTPNIPIGLMEDVNFDQNLWEIKPNSILYLFSDGIYEILQENGEIWGLNNFTSLLLLIQQDQEKNLEKVIDNVQIINKSTNFDDDLSILKITFN, encoded by the coding sequence ATGCTAAATTCTCAGGAAGACAAAACCTTAATTCTAATTGCTGATGATGAATCTCTCAGCAGAAAATCCTTGAGTTTGATCTTAAAAAAAGATGGATATGAAATAATTGGGGTAGAAAATGGTGAACAATGTTTAATTAGTTATCAACAACGACAACCTGATATAGTATTATTAGACGGGCTAATGCCTGTGATGGATGGTTTTGAGTGTTGTCGCCAATTAAAAAAACTACCCCATAGTGAAGATATTCCTGTATTGATGATTACCGGTTTAGATGATAATAAATCTGTCAATCAGGCTTATGAAGTCGGTGCTACAGATTTTTTGACTAAGCCTATTAATCCAGCAGTTTTGCGTCGTCGTATTCGTTATTTATTAGATGCTAAAAAAGCGGAAAAAGCGTTAAGAGAAAGTGAAGAAAAATATCGCTCCTTAGTAGAAAATCTCAAAGAAGTAATCTTTTATACAGACACAAATGGTGTAATAACTTTTCTTAATCCAGCATGGAAAGAATTAACAGGTTTATCTCCACAAGAAAGTTTAAATCGTGATTTTTCTGAATATATTTATCCTAGTGATTTACCTCGTTATCAAAAAGGTTTTCAGTCGCTATTAGAAAGAAAAAATCTTAAATATTATTGGCAGTTGCGATATATTAAAAAAAATAGTGATATAGGTTGGATGGAAATTTTTGCTTCTCTTATCACTGAAGATGATCAAATTCTTGGTATTTCTGGCACTTTAAATGATATTACGGAACGAAAAAGAATTGAACGGTATCAGAAAATAGAAAGAGATGTAATTAAAATCCTAGCAGAATCTGACAGTGTAGATGAAGGTATTAATGGAGTTTTAGAAGCAATTGCTCAAAATTTAGGGTGGCAAAAAGGAGAATATTGGGTATTTAGTAAAGCTACAGATTTAATTCATTTTCAAAATTTATGGTGTAGTCTCGATCGAGAAAATGATACTTTAATAGGACAAGAAAAAGAAACATTAAAGACAATGGTATGGAATAATTGGAAATTTAATAATTATGAAAATTGGTGGAATAGCATTAAATCTGTCATCAAAAATCTTAAAACTAAAGAAAATTTATCTCTAAAATTTGCATTTCCTATTAATAATGGGGAAGAACATTTAGGGATAATGTTTTTTTATTCATCTCACAACTATCAAAACGATTTTATTCTCTTAGAAAATGTGGGAATGATGGGAAACCAAATTGGACTTTTTATCAAAAGAAAACACGCAGAAGAAGAATTAAAACAAAGAAATTTATCTCTACAATCTGAACTGAATTTAGCCTCAGAATATGTCTTTTCTTTATTACCTTCTCCTGATGATCAACTAGAATTAAATATTGAACAAAAATTCATTCCTTGTGCTAAATTAGGAGGAGATATTTTTGATTATTATTGGTTAGATGAGGAAAATGTAGTTATTTATTTACTTGATGTAGCTGGACACGGAATTCACTCAGCTTTATTATCTGTATCTATTTTAAATTTAGTCCGTAGCAACTCTTTGTACAATACAGATCCTTATCAACCTTGGACAATTTTAACAGAATTAAATCGATTATTTCAAATGGATGAAGGGAATAATTATTTTACTATTTGGTATGGAGTGTATAATAAAAACACTCATGAATTAGTATATGCTTCTGCTGGTCATCCACCAGCTATTTTAGTATCTGATTCATCTTCTGGTTATAAATACACAAAATTATCAACACCTAATATTCCTATTGGTTTGATGGAAGATGTTAATTTTGATCAAAATTTATGGGAAATAAAACCTAATAGTATTTTATATTTATTTAGTGACGGTATTTATGAAATTCTCCAAGAAAATGGGGAGATCTGGGGACTGAATAATTTTACAAGTTTATTATTACTAATTCAACAAGATCAAGAAAAAAATTTAGAAAAAGTAATTGATAATGTTCAAATAATCAATAAATCAACCAACTTTGATGATGATTTATCTATTCTCAAAATCACTTTTAATTAA
- a CDS encoding adenosine kinase, with product MKKKYDVYGIGNALVDMEFKVTPELLQNLSIDKGVMTLMDESQQNKVTQHLPPPCKKSSGGSAANTLVALSQLGGKGFYSCKVAKDEAGLFYLQDLVDCGLDTNLIPDNLPEGITGKCLVLVTPDADRTMNTFLGITKDLSPQELNKSALQDSEYIYIEGYLVSSPVALQTAIFAKNLAQEAGVKTSFSLSDPNMVDFFRDGISQIIGNGVDLLFANETEALKMANTNDITIAISYLKTLAKTFVITRGKKGSLIFDSENMLEIEPYPVTAVDTVGAGDMYAGCLLYGITNGLSWPKAGKLASLASAKLVTNFGARLDISILNSLKNSSL from the coding sequence ATGAAGAAAAAATATGATGTTTATGGCATCGGCAATGCCCTTGTGGACATGGAGTTTAAAGTAACACCTGAATTGTTACAAAACTTATCGATCGACAAAGGTGTTATGACATTAATGGATGAAAGTCAACAAAACAAAGTAACTCAACACTTACCTCCTCCTTGCAAAAAATCTTCCGGAGGCTCGGCTGCTAACACATTAGTCGCATTAAGTCAATTAGGTGGAAAAGGTTTTTATTCCTGTAAAGTGGCAAAGGATGAAGCGGGATTATTTTATCTTCAAGATTTAGTCGATTGTGGTTTAGATACTAATTTAATTCCTGATAATCTCCCAGAAGGTATTACAGGTAAATGTTTAGTTTTAGTGACTCCCGATGCCGATCGAACTATGAATACATTTTTAGGTATTACCAAAGATTTAAGCCCTCAAGAATTAAACAAATCAGCATTACAAGACTCAGAATATATATATATAGAAGGTTATTTAGTTTCTTCTCCAGTTGCCTTACAAACAGCGATTTTTGCCAAAAATCTAGCACAAGAAGCCGGAGTTAAAACTTCTTTCTCGTTATCTGATCCTAACATGGTGGATTTTTTCCGTGACGGCATTTCACAAATTATTGGTAATGGAGTTGATTTATTGTTTGCTAACGAAACTGAAGCCTTAAAAATGGCAAATACAAATGATATTACGATCGCAATTTCCTACTTAAAAACCTTAGCTAAAACTTTTGTGATTACGAGGGGAAAAAAAGGTTCGTTGATTTTTGATAGCGAGAATATGTTAGAAATTGAACCTTATCCTGTGACGGCTGTCGATACCGTTGGAGCTGGAGATATGTACGCTGGATGCTTGTTATATGGTATTACCAATGGCTTAAGTTGGCCAAAAGCGGGTAAATTAGCTTCGTTAGCTTCTGCAAAGTTAGTAACTAATTTTGGTGCGAGATTAGATATTTCTATCTTAAATTCTCTTAAAAATTCTAGCCTATAA
- a CDS encoding Ycf66 family protein, protein MLAYFLATLMAIISLTLYLNAFISPKIHRQDDFLWSGLGLFYALTIWICAGQITGAVLLGQLAVVCLSIAFIWENRQIRKVITANSDSNSVLEGFSLLTFIVTSLGKMSELVKKKPPVVTKKNTPKPEEKISEIKNKKDSSVKESAETVISQEEITPDKTVEKVIISKPLEYDKEETKTVESIIEEVIQEEIEEIEIPPSVEDKSNQSVSVDDDFDIDSLGLSESSSTSTVESPKSNVFTKLFGFFRKSSPQTTEEKESPELIETTVELETVELEIDPKTTATEVETAIDNLELTESNNNQEAKEDTEKNDLKDDIEENKEKITIETTVKIEVIETIEETIIPDDTTVISETIEVIEQKNIDEKDDKIIIDEESETIDTLKPNTINELEFLDKIQLDDSLEEIQFSEDNTDTDLSSKIFPQEIPQEEIISSLEDLSNNSQEQNSSMMDELDSLFDDEDDEDENKQKSE, encoded by the coding sequence ATGTTAGCTTACTTTCTCGCCACTCTTATGGCTATTATTAGCCTAACACTATATCTGAATGCTTTTATTAGTCCCAAAATCCATCGGCAAGATGATTTTTTATGGAGTGGATTGGGATTGTTTTATGCTTTGACTATCTGGATATGTGCCGGACAAATTACTGGTGCTGTATTATTAGGACAATTAGCTGTCGTATGTTTGTCGATCGCATTTATTTGGGAAAATCGACAAATTAGAAAAGTAATAACGGCTAACTCGGATTCTAATAGTGTTTTAGAAGGTTTTTCTCTCTTAACTTTTATTGTCACTTCTTTGGGGAAAATGTCTGAATTGGTAAAGAAAAAACCCCCAGTTGTTACGAAAAAGAATACTCCTAAACCAGAAGAAAAAATCTCAGAGATTAAAAATAAAAAGGATTCATCAGTAAAAGAGTCGGCAGAAACTGTTATATCTCAAGAAGAAATAACTCCTGATAAGACGGTAGAAAAAGTAATTATAAGCAAACCCTTAGAATATGATAAAGAAGAGACGAAAACCGTTGAAAGTATTATAGAAGAAGTTATACAAGAGGAAATAGAAGAAATAGAAATACCTCCTTCTGTTGAGGATAAATCCAATCAATCAGTTTCAGTAGATGATGATTTTGACATTGATTCTTTAGGATTATCCGAATCTTCCTCAACTTCTACTGTTGAGTCTCCTAAATCTAATGTTTTTACCAAACTTTTTGGTTTTTTCCGTAAGTCTTCTCCTCAAACTACAGAAGAAAAAGAATCTCCCGAATTAATAGAAACTACAGTAGAGTTAGAAACAGTAGAGTTAGAAATAGATCCAAAAACCACTGCGACAGAAGTAGAAACTGCTATTGATAATTTAGAGTTAACAGAATCGAATAATAATCAAGAAGCAAAAGAAGATACCGAGAAAAATGATTTAAAAGACGATATTGAGGAAAATAAGGAAAAAATTACGATCGAAACTACAGTGAAAATTGAAGTAATTGAAACCATAGAGGAAACAATTATTCCTGATGATACAACAGTTATTTCTGAAACGATCGAAGTAATAGAACAAAAAAATATTGACGAGAAAGACGATAAAATAATCATCGATGAAGAATCAGAAACCATTGATACCTTAAAACCAAATACGATTAATGAACTAGAATTTTTGGATAAAATACAATTAGATGATTCTTTGGAAGAGATTCAATTTTCAGAGGATAACACGGACACAGATTTATCTTCAAAAATCTTCCCTCAAGAAATTCCCCAAGAAGAGATTATTTCCAGTTTAGAGGATTTGTCCAATAATTCACAGGAGCAAAATTCTTCTATGATGGACGAATTGGATAGTCTTTTTGATGATGAAGATGATGAAGATGAGAATAAGCAAAAATCTGAATAA